GTTGGCCGCGTCATCTTCATAACAATAATAACTGATGTCAATTTTGTAATTTAAGTTCTCCGCCATCCAAGTTTGTTTTCCAATCTTTACGGTCTTGTAAATCCGACCATCACGAGAATCCTTAAGTTCCCCATAGCCGATGTTTTGCTGGACGGAAGAACCTCTGGAACTACTAGATGCCCCTCCTTTTTGACTAGAACTTGACTTCACTATATCCACAGCCTCATCATCACGGACCCAGTCGCCGCCTTTACAAACATAGCCTTCACCACTTTCAACAACAAAGCCCGTGGCGCCCTCCTTCTTTGATGTACAGTGAGGCAAATCTTCAAAATCGTCCGCCTCGTAGTCGGCATTGCTTATCGGGCCAGTCGGCTCGTTATCGGTTGCCTTGGTAGAATTGTCGTCACCACAGGCAACGAACAAAATGGAAACAGCAGCTGCCATTCCTATTTTCTTGAAAATTCCCATATTTTACCTCAGAAGACTTTATTTTATTTATCTTTTGCGCTATTTCACCAACACCGTTTCGACAAATTGCCAAGCATATACTTTCAACCGATAATCGCGGTCAACACCAGTAATCGAGGAAGGAATCTGAATATTCGACAGGATCGTCTTCATAACAAGCTGGCTTTTCTTAAACCAGGAATCACTTTTCTTAAAAGAATATCGAGACAAGAAATTTTCATCAACAAGCAACTCTAAAAAACGATTCATCAGGCCCGGAGAATAGATGTTGAAAAGATCGTTGTTGAAGACGCTGGTAAAGCGATTTGTACGAGCATAAAAATGCTTCCCGTATTCATCGCCGACAGCAGCTGTAAGAGATTGCCAATTTGCTTCAGAGGGATCATTAGCAACTTTTTTCAGGAATGGAAAACTCGAAGATTTTGTAGTCATTGGGCGATCTTTTGTCGGGAAACAATCCGCTTGGATTTTGCCACCCATAACCGTATCCTGGTCATTCCACAAAGCGAGCAGGTCTGCATCAGAAAGATTTTTTGCAGATATGTTACCCACAAGCGCAACATAGTTCGGTTGCACTTGTCTATAGAATGGTTCTGCAGCCCAGCAACCAGCAACCATATCGTCAAATAATTTTTGAAGATCCATTTTACATTCCTTTGTATTTTTCATCCTTGATCCTCGAGTTGAGTACACTTGGCCAAGGGCTGTGATTTATTTTACGCCTTTCCTTTTGCGCTATGCGCTTGGGGAAAGGCGGGTTTAAGCGCCCGCTGCTGCAGGCGCTTGCTAGTGGCGCTA
This Fibrobacter sp. UWEL DNA region includes the following protein-coding sequences:
- a CDS encoding fibrobacter succinogenes major paralogous domain-containing protein, with amino-acid sequence MGIFKKIGMAAAVSILFVACGDDNSTKATDNEPTGPISNADYEADDFEDLPHCTSKKEGATGFVVESGEGYVCKGGDWVRDDEAVDIVKSSSSQKGGASSSSRGSSVQQNIGYGELKDSRDGRIYKTVKIGKQTWMAENLNYKIDISYYCYEDDAANSDKYGCLYKWNYASVYCYADYAFNCDMYGRLYEWNAALVACPEGWHLPSMVEFETLIDAVGGSDVAGTKLKSVGDWNENGNGTDAYGFSALPAGWRFEGDSRWMGSRAYFWSSTESSSGGAYILKISGDGADFYDFYKAHALSVRCLQD